One genomic window of Salvia miltiorrhiza cultivar Shanhuang (shh) chromosome 4, IMPLAD_Smil_shh, whole genome shotgun sequence includes the following:
- the LOC131023081 gene encoding uncharacterized protein LOC131023081 — protein sequence MRMLTTKFEILRMRDDETFSAYYEKLCEISNEAVGLGEPISNERLVSKILRSLPERYNMKISSIEETADVATLRVGDLVSKLLTFEMNLEQQKADHVSKSVAFRVEKIPENSEITNLSECTDVDPEEEDDVNLAMLVKNFNNMLKSFKKGKSKNGFRKPSGMSAGSSSNITNVKKNVGTTSEVRSVDHIQCRGRQGMGHYANECPTVARKRHSGLTATLSDDSDSEEEKVLLMATVDEEHLQGEDMIGALKNLDDEMIFSDCSSESGTLSADDNISRSDCDVDLIDVSDNMNVDVDVANTDVNISSENDQFDVIFNNDVFDMDTDVQEIDGMKIPTNTTNWYEMTILDDFNSSIPDFYCVAALEEQESDPLKEMENFKELYEVVDSQCRELRNDIFCDSERVFKRFNKGTSCLNEVLSHGQHSNYGIGFCAEEQRKQHRNTTVFVKERNVSVNVDNIKDPHKKSKKKKSYVCHYCSAPGHIKPHCVKYISDCAVKSATQMFDCYQKNVSNTGRFDFSRLLDKREQNETCNTVVYTSLNANISENWYFDNGCSRHMTGTKALLSDFVPTSGGKVTFGGGAKGTILGKGVLNVTDFPKLKDVYLVEGLKANLFSISQLCDAGMTVKFDKHLCEVFDDTNQCVMMGKRSYDNCYKSQDETFCNAVKLDDVELWHQRLGHVNFKNLQKLIT from the exons ATGCGAATGTTGACCACcaaatttgagattttgagaatgCGCGATGATGAGACTTTCTCTGCATACTATGAAAAACTTTGTGAAATCTCAAATGAAGCTGTTGGACTTGGAGAACCTATTAGCAACGAAAGATTGGTCAGTAAAATACTGAGATCTCTGCCTGAAAGGTATAACATGAAAAtctcttcaattgaagaaactGCTGATGTTGCTACTTTGCGTGTTGGGGATCTGGTCAGTAAGTTGTTAACTTTTGAGATGAATCTCGAACAGCAGAAAGCTGATCATGTGTCCAAAAGTGTGGCTTTTCGTGTTGAAAAGATTCCTGAAAACTCTGAAATTACTAACTTGTCTGAGTGTACAGATGTTGATCCCGAGGAGGAAGATGATGTTAATCTTGCTATGTTGGTTAAAAATTTTAACAACATGCTGAAATCCTTTAAAAAAGGAAAATCCAAAAATGGTTTTAGGAAACCTTCTGGGATGTCTGCTGGATCTTCATCCAACATCACCAATGTTAAGAAGAATGTTGGAACAACATCTGAAGTACGAAGTGTTGATCACATTCAATGCAGGGGCCGTCAAGGGATGGGTCACTATGCAAATGAGTGTCCCACAGTTGCAAGAAAAAGGCATTCTGGTCTTACTGCAACTCTTAGTGATGACTCAGATTCTGAGGAGGAAAAAGTTCTCCTTATGGCTACAGTTGATGAAGAGCATTTGCAGGGAGAAGACATGATTGGAGCCCTTAAAAATCTTGATGATGAAATGATTTTTTCAGATTGTTCTTCTGAATCAGGAACTCTAAGTGCTGATGACAATATTTCCAGATCCGACTGTGATGTTGATCTGATTGATGTGTCTGATAATATGAatgttgatgttgatgttgcCAACACTGATGTGAACATCTCTTCTGAAAATGATCAGTTTGATGTGATTTTTAACAATGATGTTTTTGACATGGATACTGATGTTCAGGAGATTGATGGGATGAAGATCCCCACTAACACAACGAACTGGTATGAAATGACTATTCTTGATGATTTCAACTCGAGTATACCGGATTTCTATTGTGTTGCAGCTTTGGAAGAACAGGAGAGTGATCCACTGAAAGAGATGGAGAATTTTAAAGAGCTCTATGAGGTTGTTGATTCTCAATGTCGGGAGTTGAGAAATGACATCT TTTGTGATTCTGAAAGGGTGTTTAAACGGTTTAACAAAGGGACCTCATGTTTAAATGAAGTTCTATCTCATGGTCAGCATAGTAATTATGGTATTGGTTTCTGTGCTGAGGAGCAAAGAAAGCAACATCGTAATACTACTGTTTTTGTTAAAGAAAGAAATGTCAGTGTGAATGTTGACAACATTAAGGATCCTCataagaaaagcaaaaagaaaaaatcctaTGTTTGTCATTATTGTTCTGCTCCTGGACATATCAAACCTCATTGTGTCAAATACATAAGTGATTGTGCTGTAAAATCTGCGACACAGATGTTTGACTGTTACCAGAAGAATGTTAGTAACACTGGCAGGTTTGACTTTAGCAGATTGTTGGATAAGAGAGAACAGAATGAAACCTGTAACACTGTTGTCTACACCTCCTTGAATGCTAATATTTCTGAGAATTGGTACTTTGACAATGGGTGTTCTAGACATATGACAGGAACAAAGGCTTTACTCTCTGATTTTGTTCCAACATCTGGAGGAAAAGTCACGTTTGGAGGAGGTGCGAAAGGAACAATTCTGGGGAAAGGAGTTCTCAATGTTACTGATTTTCCTAAATTAAAAGATGTGTATCTTGTTGAAGGACTTAAGGCTAACCTGTTTAGCATAAGTCAATTATGTGATGCAGGTATGACTGTAAAGTTCGACAAACATCTTTGTGAAGTCTTTGATGACACAAATCAGTGTGTGATGATGGGAAAAAGGTCGTATGACAATTGCTACAAGTCCCAAGACGAAACGTTCTGCAATGCAGTCAAACTCGATGATGTTGAGCTTTGGCATCAACGACTGGGACATGTCAACTTCaagaatcttcaaaagttgATCACATGA
- the LOC131019846 gene encoding leucine-rich repeat receptor protein kinase HPCA1 isoform X1: MVGKIYLSISLLVVSLQVLDTAALTDSGDFAGLHALKSSWKNTPPNWEGPDPCGDGWEGISCTNNRVVSITLANINLSGQLSSDIAKLSELQTLDLSYNKGMTGPLPQAIGNVKKLSSLILVGCGFSGPIPSSIGSLQELVYLSLNSNGFIGEIPPTIGKLSKLYWLDLADNRLSGTIPVSDGNSPGLDMLLDTKHFHFGKNQLSGEIPSQLFNSNLTLIHLLLENNLLTGGIPSTLGLVKSLEVVRLDRNSLSGPVPENLNNLTNVQELFLANNKLTGVLPNLTSMNSLNYVDMSNNSFDATDVPPWFSSLQSLTSLIMEKTQVQGQLPVSMFGLSQLQTVALKNNRINGTLSIGSNPSSQLQQIDLQNNLIDGFTQQRVSHNVQIVLVGNPICDEGRTESYCKIPEQSDPTYSTPLENCAPLPCTSDRVFSPSCKCAYPYTGTLFFRAPSFSNYGNSSIFASLQKNMKASFQSHGLPVDAVSLSNPTKNIDNYLLLSLQIFPSGLDYFNRTGISAIGFMLSNQTFKPPKEYGPFYFIGNSYPYFAGLQASSKKSTGIIIGAAAGGSVLVLLLLGAGIYAIRQRRRADTADKKNDPFALWDPNTNSGGVPQLKGAKSFSFEELKRITNNFSELNDVGSGGYGKVYRGTLPNGQLIAIKRAQQGSMQGGLEFKTEIELLSRVHHKNVVGLAGFCFEQGEQMLVYEFIANGTLKDSLSGRSGIRLDWMRRLKIALGAARGIQYLHDLANPPIIHRDIKSNNILLDERLNAKVADFGLSKPLNESERGHVTTQVKGTMGYLDPEYYMTQQLTEKSDVYSFGVLLLELLTSRSPIEKGKYIVREVKQAMDTNKEMYSLEGILDPIVASSPSPRSVERFVDVALRCVHESGDSRPTMSEVVKEIENIMEVAGYNPNSESASTSASYDAQSKGSNHPYSNQSLFAYSGNYPPSMLEPK; encoded by the exons ATGGTTGGGAAAATTTATCTCTCAATCTCATTGCTGGTTGTCTCGCTCCAAGTGTTGGATACAGCAGCGTTGACGGATAGCGGTGATT TTGCGGGGCTGCATGCTCTGAAAAGCAGCTGGAAAAACACGCCACCAAATTGGGAAGGGCCTGATCCTTGCGGAGATGGTTGGGAAGGAATTAGCTGCACTAACAATCGCGTTGTGTCTAT TACATTAGCCAACATCAACTTAAGTGGCCAGCTATCATCAGACATTGCCAAATTATCAGAGCTGCAGACACT GGATTTGTCATACAACAAAGGCATGACCGGACCTCTTCCTCAAGCGATAGGAAATGTGAAGAAGTTGTCGAGCTT GATACTCGTGGGCTGTGGATTCTCTGGTCCAATACCATCCTCAATAGGATCTCTGCAGGAGCTGGTATACCT GTCACTTAACTCAAACGGTTTTATTGGAGAGATACCTCCTACAATTGGCAAGCTATCAAAACTTTATTGGCTGGATTTAGCTGATAACAGGCTTAGTGGAACGATCCCCGTTTCTGATGGAAACTCACCCGGCCTTGATATGCTTCTCGACACAAAGCACTT CCATTTCGGAAAGAATCAGTTATCTGGTGAGATACCCTCCCAGCTGTTCAACTCGAATCTCACCCTTATACATTT GCTTCTTGAGAACAATCTGCTTACTGGAGGCATCCCATCAACTCTGGGCCTTGTGAAGTCGCTGGAGGTTGT GCGACTCGACAGGAATTCCTTAAGTGGGCCAGTTCCTGAAAATCTCAACAATCTCACCAATGTGCAGGAGCT GTTCTTGGCAAATAATAAGCTTACTGGTGTTTTGCCCAACTTAACTAGCATGAATTCGCTCAACTATGT TGACATGAGCAATAACTCGTTTGATGCAACGGATGTGCCTCCATGGTTTTCATCTCTGCAATCCttaacgtcact GATAATGGAGAAGACACAGGTTCAAGGCCAACTTCCAGTTTCCATGTTCGGCCTTTCCCAGCTGCAGACTGT CGCGTTGAAAAACAATCGGATCAATGGCACCTTGAGCATTGGTTCCAACCCCAGCAGCCAACTGCAGCAGATTGATTTGCAGAACAATCTCATTGATGGCTTCACACAACAACGAGTCAGCCACAATgtccaaatcgt GCTTGTGGGCAACCCGATTTGTGATGAAGGCAGAACCGAGAGCTACTGCAAGATACCCGAGCAGTCTGACCCCACGTACTCAACGCCATTAGAGAACTGTGCTCCTCTGCCTTGCACTTCAGATAGAGTCTTCAGCCCCAGCTGCAAATGTGCATATCCATACACGGGGACACTCTTCTTCCGTGCTCCCTCCTTCTCCAACTATGGGAACTCAAGCATCTTCGCGTCTCTTCAGAAAAACATGAAGGCCTCATTTCAGTCTCATGGTCTCCCTGTGGATGCTGTCTCTCTCAGTAATCCAACTAAGAACATAGATAACTACCTGCTGCTCAGCCTGCAGATCTTCCCGTCTGGCCTAGACTATTTCAATCGGACAGGGATCTCCGCGATTGGATTCATGCTAAGCAACCAAACCTTCAAGCCACCAAAGGAATATGGTCCCTTTTACTTCATTGGCAACAGTTATCCTTATTTTGCAG GACTGCAAGCTTCATCAAAGAAGTCAACCGGGATCATCATTGGAGCAGCGGCTGGTGGTAGCGTCCTAGTGCTGTTGTTGCTCGGGGCAGGAATTTATGCTATCCGGCAGAGGAGAAGAGCTGATACAGCTGACAAAAAGAATGATCCTTTTG CCTTGTGGGATCCAAATACGAATAGCGGTGGAGTTCCTCAGCTGAAAGGAGCAAAGAGCTTCTCATTTGAAGAACTTAAGAGAATAACAAATAACTTCTCAGAACTGAATGATGTTGGAAGTGGAGGATATGGAAAG GTATATAGAGGAACTTTACCAAATGGACAACTAATTGCCATCAAAAGAGCTCAGCAAGGATCCATGCAAGGTGGCCTGGAGTTCAAAACTGAAATCGAGCTTCTGTCAAGGGTTCATCACAAGAATGTTGTCGGTCTAGCAGGTTTCTGTTTCGAGCAAGGTGAACAAATGCTGGTTTATGAGTTCATTGCAAATGGCACGTTGAAGGATAGTCTTTCAG GAAGATCAGGAATCAGATTAGATTGGATGAGGAGACTGAAAATAGCTCTTGGAGCAGCCAGAGGGATTCAATATCTGCATGACTTAGCGAACCCTCCAATCATTCACAGAGACATAAAATCAAACAATATCTTGTTGGACGAGAGACTGAATGCTAAGGTGGCAGATTTCGGCCTTTCTAAGCCTCTGAATGAATCTGAAAGAGGTCATGTTACAACTCAAGTTAAAGGCACAATG GGATATCTGGATCCTGAATACTACATGACACAGCAACTGACAGAAAAGAGCGATGTATACAGCTTCGGAGTGCTGCTCTTGGAGCTTCTAACTTCAAGAAGCCCCATTGAGAAGGGGAAATACATAGTGAGGGAAGTGAAGCAAGCCATGGACACCAACAAAGAAATGTATAGCCTCGAGGGCATTCTTGACCCCATAGTAGCCTCAAGCCCGTCTCCCCGAAGCGTTGAAAGATTCGTGGATGTAGCTCTCAGGTGTGTTCATGAATCGGGAGACAGTAGGCCAACGATGAGTGAGGTGGTTAAAGAGATAGAGAACATTATGGAGGTTGCAGGTTATAATCCTAATTCTGAATCTGCCTCAACCTCAGCAAGTTATGATGCCCAAAGCAAAGGTTCTAACCATCCATATAGTAATCAAAGTCTCTTTGCTTACAGTGGAAATTATCCTCCTTCAATGTTGGAACCTAAGTAG
- the LOC131019846 gene encoding leucine-rich repeat receptor protein kinase HPCA1 isoform X2: protein MICEVAGLHALKSSWKNTPPNWEGPDPCGDGWEGISCTNNRVVSITLANINLSGQLSSDIAKLSELQTLDLSYNKGMTGPLPQAIGNVKKLSSLILVGCGFSGPIPSSIGSLQELVYLSLNSNGFIGEIPPTIGKLSKLYWLDLADNRLSGTIPVSDGNSPGLDMLLDTKHFHFGKNQLSGEIPSQLFNSNLTLIHLLLENNLLTGGIPSTLGLVKSLEVVRLDRNSLSGPVPENLNNLTNVQELFLANNKLTGVLPNLTSMNSLNYVDMSNNSFDATDVPPWFSSLQSLTSLIMEKTQVQGQLPVSMFGLSQLQTVALKNNRINGTLSIGSNPSSQLQQIDLQNNLIDGFTQQRVSHNVQIVLVGNPICDEGRTESYCKIPEQSDPTYSTPLENCAPLPCTSDRVFSPSCKCAYPYTGTLFFRAPSFSNYGNSSIFASLQKNMKASFQSHGLPVDAVSLSNPTKNIDNYLLLSLQIFPSGLDYFNRTGISAIGFMLSNQTFKPPKEYGPFYFIGNSYPYFAGLQASSKKSTGIIIGAAAGGSVLVLLLLGAGIYAIRQRRRADTADKKNDPFALWDPNTNSGGVPQLKGAKSFSFEELKRITNNFSELNDVGSGGYGKVYRGTLPNGQLIAIKRAQQGSMQGGLEFKTEIELLSRVHHKNVVGLAGFCFEQGEQMLVYEFIANGTLKDSLSGRSGIRLDWMRRLKIALGAARGIQYLHDLANPPIIHRDIKSNNILLDERLNAKVADFGLSKPLNESERGHVTTQVKGTMGYLDPEYYMTQQLTEKSDVYSFGVLLLELLTSRSPIEKGKYIVREVKQAMDTNKEMYSLEGILDPIVASSPSPRSVERFVDVALRCVHESGDSRPTMSEVVKEIENIMEVAGYNPNSESASTSASYDAQSKGSNHPYSNQSLFAYSGNYPPSMLEPK from the exons ATGATATGTGAAG TTGCGGGGCTGCATGCTCTGAAAAGCAGCTGGAAAAACACGCCACCAAATTGGGAAGGGCCTGATCCTTGCGGAGATGGTTGGGAAGGAATTAGCTGCACTAACAATCGCGTTGTGTCTAT TACATTAGCCAACATCAACTTAAGTGGCCAGCTATCATCAGACATTGCCAAATTATCAGAGCTGCAGACACT GGATTTGTCATACAACAAAGGCATGACCGGACCTCTTCCTCAAGCGATAGGAAATGTGAAGAAGTTGTCGAGCTT GATACTCGTGGGCTGTGGATTCTCTGGTCCAATACCATCCTCAATAGGATCTCTGCAGGAGCTGGTATACCT GTCACTTAACTCAAACGGTTTTATTGGAGAGATACCTCCTACAATTGGCAAGCTATCAAAACTTTATTGGCTGGATTTAGCTGATAACAGGCTTAGTGGAACGATCCCCGTTTCTGATGGAAACTCACCCGGCCTTGATATGCTTCTCGACACAAAGCACTT CCATTTCGGAAAGAATCAGTTATCTGGTGAGATACCCTCCCAGCTGTTCAACTCGAATCTCACCCTTATACATTT GCTTCTTGAGAACAATCTGCTTACTGGAGGCATCCCATCAACTCTGGGCCTTGTGAAGTCGCTGGAGGTTGT GCGACTCGACAGGAATTCCTTAAGTGGGCCAGTTCCTGAAAATCTCAACAATCTCACCAATGTGCAGGAGCT GTTCTTGGCAAATAATAAGCTTACTGGTGTTTTGCCCAACTTAACTAGCATGAATTCGCTCAACTATGT TGACATGAGCAATAACTCGTTTGATGCAACGGATGTGCCTCCATGGTTTTCATCTCTGCAATCCttaacgtcact GATAATGGAGAAGACACAGGTTCAAGGCCAACTTCCAGTTTCCATGTTCGGCCTTTCCCAGCTGCAGACTGT CGCGTTGAAAAACAATCGGATCAATGGCACCTTGAGCATTGGTTCCAACCCCAGCAGCCAACTGCAGCAGATTGATTTGCAGAACAATCTCATTGATGGCTTCACACAACAACGAGTCAGCCACAATgtccaaatcgt GCTTGTGGGCAACCCGATTTGTGATGAAGGCAGAACCGAGAGCTACTGCAAGATACCCGAGCAGTCTGACCCCACGTACTCAACGCCATTAGAGAACTGTGCTCCTCTGCCTTGCACTTCAGATAGAGTCTTCAGCCCCAGCTGCAAATGTGCATATCCATACACGGGGACACTCTTCTTCCGTGCTCCCTCCTTCTCCAACTATGGGAACTCAAGCATCTTCGCGTCTCTTCAGAAAAACATGAAGGCCTCATTTCAGTCTCATGGTCTCCCTGTGGATGCTGTCTCTCTCAGTAATCCAACTAAGAACATAGATAACTACCTGCTGCTCAGCCTGCAGATCTTCCCGTCTGGCCTAGACTATTTCAATCGGACAGGGATCTCCGCGATTGGATTCATGCTAAGCAACCAAACCTTCAAGCCACCAAAGGAATATGGTCCCTTTTACTTCATTGGCAACAGTTATCCTTATTTTGCAG GACTGCAAGCTTCATCAAAGAAGTCAACCGGGATCATCATTGGAGCAGCGGCTGGTGGTAGCGTCCTAGTGCTGTTGTTGCTCGGGGCAGGAATTTATGCTATCCGGCAGAGGAGAAGAGCTGATACAGCTGACAAAAAGAATGATCCTTTTG CCTTGTGGGATCCAAATACGAATAGCGGTGGAGTTCCTCAGCTGAAAGGAGCAAAGAGCTTCTCATTTGAAGAACTTAAGAGAATAACAAATAACTTCTCAGAACTGAATGATGTTGGAAGTGGAGGATATGGAAAG GTATATAGAGGAACTTTACCAAATGGACAACTAATTGCCATCAAAAGAGCTCAGCAAGGATCCATGCAAGGTGGCCTGGAGTTCAAAACTGAAATCGAGCTTCTGTCAAGGGTTCATCACAAGAATGTTGTCGGTCTAGCAGGTTTCTGTTTCGAGCAAGGTGAACAAATGCTGGTTTATGAGTTCATTGCAAATGGCACGTTGAAGGATAGTCTTTCAG GAAGATCAGGAATCAGATTAGATTGGATGAGGAGACTGAAAATAGCTCTTGGAGCAGCCAGAGGGATTCAATATCTGCATGACTTAGCGAACCCTCCAATCATTCACAGAGACATAAAATCAAACAATATCTTGTTGGACGAGAGACTGAATGCTAAGGTGGCAGATTTCGGCCTTTCTAAGCCTCTGAATGAATCTGAAAGAGGTCATGTTACAACTCAAGTTAAAGGCACAATG GGATATCTGGATCCTGAATACTACATGACACAGCAACTGACAGAAAAGAGCGATGTATACAGCTTCGGAGTGCTGCTCTTGGAGCTTCTAACTTCAAGAAGCCCCATTGAGAAGGGGAAATACATAGTGAGGGAAGTGAAGCAAGCCATGGACACCAACAAAGAAATGTATAGCCTCGAGGGCATTCTTGACCCCATAGTAGCCTCAAGCCCGTCTCCCCGAAGCGTTGAAAGATTCGTGGATGTAGCTCTCAGGTGTGTTCATGAATCGGGAGACAGTAGGCCAACGATGAGTGAGGTGGTTAAAGAGATAGAGAACATTATGGAGGTTGCAGGTTATAATCCTAATTCTGAATCTGCCTCAACCTCAGCAAGTTATGATGCCCAAAGCAAAGGTTCTAACCATCCATATAGTAATCAAAGTCTCTTTGCTTACAGTGGAAATTATCCTCCTTCAATGTTGGAACCTAAGTAG
- the LOC131019848 gene encoding probable methyltransferase At1g29790 gives MGSEDSIPRKQACQQIQITYKLKILLLIVVTNLLTIYIFTTPHSNFDHPLSRISQLPFWDTKPLLLKLNSTQDQLTASHSQIADLQTQLKSARELLGTLLDRLNRETISQAVQDPSKTFEDMINDIPVLEAKLAIGPHTLPLGNTPWIGSEVYASIGGGCLKHKQDLARYMSYDVGGECPSDDIFAQTLMLKGCEPLPRRRCHPRPPPNYPEPQPLPGSLWATPPDTSIVWDPYTCKNYTCLIERKKFPGSYDCKDCFDLEGREKTRWVSDNGGLDFGMDQVLAAKPPGAVRIGLDIGGGSGTFAARMKERNVTIITTSMNFDGPFNSFIASRGLIPMHVSISQRFPFFENTLDIVHSMHVLSNWIPDAMLEFALYDIYRVLRPGGLFWLDRFFCFGAQLNATYVPMFERVGFRRLRWNTGMKLDRGIQKNEWYFSALLEKPMA, from the coding sequence ATGGGAAGTGAAGACTCCATCCCAAGAAAGCAAGCATGCCAACAAATTCAAATCACGTACAAGCTCAAAATACTACTCCTAATAGTAGTAACCAACCTCTTGACTATTTACATTTTCACTACCCCTCACTCAAACTTTGATCATCCACTTTCAAGAATCTCCCAACTCCCCTTTTGGGACACCAAACCCCTCCTCCTCAAGCTCAACTCCACACAAGACCAACTCACCGCGTCTCACTCCCAAATCGCCGACTTGCAAACTCAACTCAAGTCAGCTCGCGAGCTACTCGGAACACTGCTCGACCGCCTCAACCGGGAGACCATCAGCCAAGCCGTGCAGGATCCCTCTAAAACCTTCGAGGACATGATCAATGACATACCTGTCCTCGAGGCCAAGCTCGCGATCGGGCCCCACACGCTCCCCCTCGGGAACACCCCATGGATCGGGTCGGAGGTCTACGCCTCGATCGGGGGAGGGTGCCTGAAGCACAAGCAGGACCTTGCCAGGTACATGTCGTATGACGTCGGCGGGGAGTGCCCCTCCGACGACATATTCGCTCAGACGCTCATGCTCAAGGGCTGCGAGCCCCTCCCCCGGCGGCGGTGCCACCCGAGGCCGCCCCCGAACTACCCCGAGCCGCAGCCACTCCCGGGGAGCCTGTGGGCCACCCCACCCGACACGAGCATCGTGTGGGACCCCTACACGTGCAAGAACTACACGTGCCTAATAGAGAGGAAGAAATTCCCCGGGTCCTACGACTGCAAAGACTGCTTCGACTTAGAAGGCAGGGAGAAAACGAGGTGGGTCTCTGACAACGGCGGGCTCGACTTCGGAATGGACCAAGTGCTGGCAGCGAAGCCGCCCGGCGCAGTCCGGATCGGGCTGGACATCGGGGGCGGGTCGGGCACCTTCGCAGCGAGAATGAAGGAGAGGAACGTAACCATTATCACAACATCTATGAACTTCGATGGGCCCTTCAACAGCTTCATTGCGTCGAGGGGTTTGATTCCGATGCACGTGAGCATCTCGCAGAGGTTTCCCTTCTTCGAGAACACGTTGGATATTGTTCATTCTATGCATGTGTTGAGCAACTGGATCCCTGATGCAATGCTGGAGTTCGCTCTGTACGACATATACAGAGTGCTGAGGCCGGGCGGCCTCTTCTGGCTCGACCGCTTCTTCTGCTTCGGGGCGCAGCTCAACGCCACCTACGTGCCCATGTTTGAGCGGGTCGGGTTTAGGCGGTTGAGGTGGAACACCGGGATGAAGCTGGATCGAGGCATTCAGAAAAATGAgtggtatttctctgctctctTGGAGAAGCCCATGGCTTGA